The Deltaproteobacteria bacterium genome contains the following window.
CGCCACATCGAGTCCTGTTTCTTCACAGGCTTCCCGGACGGCCGCTTCCCCTACCTCTTCACCGGCATCGACAAAGCCACCGGGAAGCACCCATTTGCCGGCGGAAGGTGAGATCGCCCGTTTCACCAGCAGGATCTTTCCGTCGACTTCCATTATTGTGCAGGCCGCGATCTTCGGGTCTATATAGAACACGAATGAACACCGGGAGCACACAAGGCGCTCTGGTTCACCTTTCTTTATCTGCTTTTTTTCGAGTGAACCCCCGCAGAGCGGGCAGAACCGGTAGAGGTCACTTCTTTCCATGATGAAGGCGGTATTCCATGAAAAATCGATAGAAGGCGACAACGACCAGGGAATGGGTGATGACACCGTCGCGGATCAACCGGGGAATAATATCGAGCGGGCAGGTGATCACCTCGATATCTTCCTTTTCGTCGAGCTCCTGTGTGCCGGCGGGAACACAATTTGTCGCCAGGTAGGTGTAACAGCGGTTGTTCTGTATGGCTGGATTCGGATGAACGAACCCGAGGGATATCAGTTCCTCCCCTTCATACCCCGTTTCTTCGCGAAGCTCGCGCCGGGCCGCGTCGAGCGGCGTGTCTCCCGGTTCCACAAGTCCGCCGGGGATCTCAAGGGTTACGTTTCTGATACCGTGACGATACTGGCGGATCATGACCACGTCATTCTCCCGGGTAAGGGGGATGACGTTGATCCAGGAGGATGATTCAAGGATGAAAAAATCGTGTTCCTTGCCGGTCCTCGGCGACCGTGCCCGGTCCGTCCTGAGGCTGAAGACGCGAAAGGACGAATCCCGTTTACTTTTTATTATCTTCCAGTGGTCTGGCGGCATGAGGAACCTATAGACAAAAGAAAAGCGGGGGTCAAGGAATAAAAAGGCTTAATGCCTGAGGATTAATGGGATTATGGATTAGAAGG
Protein-coding sequences here:
- a CDS encoding NUDIX hydrolase → MERSDLYRFCPLCGGSLEKKQIKKGEPERLVCSRCSFVFYIDPKIAACTIMEVDGKILLVKRAISPSAGKWVLPGGFVDAGEEVGEAAVREACEETGLDVAIRSLVGVYSYSGESVVIVVYIADITGGTAEARDETLEVKFFAPSEIPWNEIAFRSTRDALKDYLRGRGD
- a CDS encoding NUDIX hydrolase, giving the protein MPPDHWKIIKSKRDSSFRVFSLRTDRARSPRTGKEHDFFILESSSWINVIPLTRENDVVMIRQYRHGIRNVTLEIPGGLVEPGDTPLDAARRELREETGYEGEELISLGFVHPNPAIQNNRCYTYLATNCVPAGTQELDEKEDIEVITCPLDIIPRLIRDGVITHSLVVVAFYRFFMEYRLHHGKK